In one window of Candidatus Scalindua sp. DNA:
- a CDS encoding exo-alpha-sialidase, with protein MKTFCDYWKSILFFNLMFCIFTFFVGAVDAKAACTPVITEPACGGTIQSGSDISFNWNTCAEDSTYWLSVATDPVKFKSSPFGDIFSQDLGFVSGHTVSIPASIPDGSTIYVRLWYEREVWKYIQCSYQIGSGGGGVIPGMISPAPGSTLSGATETFSWSANGANVSKWWLYIGSSSGGNDIYDSGLLGKSTSDTVSGLPTDGSMVYVRLFYKIGTDKYREIDYTYTACTGNTGGGVIPGMTSPAPGSTLSGATETFSWSANGANVSKWWLYIGSSSGGNDIYDSGLLGKSTSDTVKGLPTDGSMVYVRLFYKIGTDKYREIDYTYTAHTGNTGGGVIPGMTSPAPGSTLSGATETFTWSRNGADVSAWWLHIGSSAGGKDIYDSRALGTSTSDTVSGLPADGSTVYVRLFYQIGTDDWREIDYTYTAYTDNTDGGCGTLPPSGIIQVGTIQVSNDVAFQAVASSNTLYFVYNQDDKLYLSKSADGGTTWSSPQLASHLNTNKKFSLAVDSTGKLHLVYSTSNGSASWYRSNSSGKWNSPVLMNDTPDFQDTAPVVAVDGNDNVHVILWSYPTDWQNTNWKAESRIVYRLKIAGQEDFDAPEFWKAGFGSLGAGNGTIEISSQGDVHFLYVGLASSNSNNAVERRILHKNGTWDSRHDIFPKIYIGDYAISGAVGSDEVLHMAIFEAAPTPKGVGYFKSTQPNVLKKVWQKYEYWEANTDILVAPNGDVWMTSANHPFGTMHDPEEYLASYWHYDKSSRTWSSRMHVSEADYTNVDHTHFGQPKLLLYNGNVLMFYAEKAPGSNFKFYQRNFN; from the coding sequence ATGAAAACGTTTTGTGATTACTGGAAAAGTATACTGTTTTTTAACTTAATGTTTTGTATCTTCACTTTTTTTGTGGGAGCGGTTGATGCTAAAGCGGCCTGTACTCCGGTCATAACGGAACCGGCCTGTGGTGGAACGATACAAAGCGGTTCAGATATCTCCTTCAACTGGAACACATGTGCGGAAGATTCAACGTACTGGTTGTCAGTTGCGACAGACCCTGTAAAATTCAAAAGCTCTCCCTTTGGAGATATTTTCAGCCAGGATTTGGGTTTTGTAAGTGGCCATACAGTATCTATTCCGGCATCGATACCCGATGGAAGCACTATATATGTGCGGTTATGGTATGAAAGAGAAGTCTGGAAATACATCCAATGCAGCTACCAGATTGGTTCAGGGGGAGGTGGAGTAATACCCGGGATGATAAGCCCCGCTCCGGGTTCCACGCTGTCTGGTGCAACGGAGACCTTCAGCTGGTCGGCCAACGGTGCGAACGTGTCCAAGTGGTGGCTGTACATTGGCAGTTCTTCAGGGGGCAATGACATTTACGACAGCGGTCTTTTAGGGAAGTCTACGAGTGATACGGTAAGCGGTCTGCCGACAGATGGTAGCATGGTGTATGTGAGACTTTTTTACAAAATTGGCACTGATAAGTATAGAGAAATTGACTACACGTATACTGCATGTACGGGAAATACCGGTGGTGGAGTAATACCCGGGATGACAAGCCCGGCTCCAGGTTCCACGCTGTCTGGTGCAACGGAGACCTTCAGCTGGTCGGCCAACGGTGCGAACGTGTCCAAGTGGTGGCTGTACATTGGCAGTTCTTCAGGGGGCAATGATATTTACGACAGCGGTCTTTTAGGGAAGTCTACAAGTGATACGGTAAAAGGTCTGCCGACAGATGGTAGCATGGTGTATGTGAGACTTTTTTACAAAATTGGCACTGATAAGTATAGAGAAATTGACTACACGTATACTGCACATACGGGAAATACCGGTGGTGGAGTAATACCCGGGATGACAAGCCCGGCTCCGGGTTCAACGCTCTCTGGTGCAACAGAGACCTTCACGTGGTCGAGAAACGGTGCGGACGTTTCAGCCTGGTGGCTCCATATCGGCAGTTCTGCAGGGGGTAAGGACATTTACGACAGCCGTGCATTGGGAACGTCTACGAGTGATACGGTAAGCGGTCTGCCGGCAGATGGAAGCACGGTATATGTGCGTCTTTTTTACCAGATTGGTACTGATGACTGGCGCGAAATTGACTATACCTATACGGCATATACAGATAACACCGATGGCGGTTGTGGAACTCTCCCTCCCAGCGGTATCATACAGGTCGGCACTATACAGGTAAGCAATGATGTTGCCTTTCAGGCGGTAGCAAGTAGTAATACACTTTATTTTGTCTATAATCAAGATGACAAACTCTATCTTTCCAAATCCGCCGACGGGGGAACGACATGGAGCAGCCCTCAGCTTGCCAGCCACCTGAATACAAACAAAAAGTTTTCCCTGGCTGTAGATAGTACAGGAAAATTGCATCTTGTCTATTCGACCAGTAACGGTTCTGCAAGCTGGTATCGTTCAAACTCCAGTGGGAAATGGAATAGTCCCGTATTGATGAACGATACCCCGGATTTCCAGGACACCGCTCCGGTTGTTGCCGTGGACGGCAATGATAACGTTCATGTTATTTTGTGGTCTTATCCTACCGATTGGCAAAATACAAACTGGAAAGCAGAGAGCCGTATTGTTTACCGGCTAAAGATCGCAGGTCAGGAAGATTTTGACGCACCCGAGTTCTGGAAAGCCGGGTTCGGCAGCCTGGGGGCCGGTAACGGAACGATAGAGATAAGTTCACAAGGGGATGTGCATTTCCTGTATGTAGGTTTGGCAAGTTCCAACAGTAATAATGCAGTCGAGCGGCGTATCCTGCACAAAAACGGCACCTGGGATTCACGACATGACATTTTTCCCAAAATATATATTGGTGATTATGCCATATCAGGTGCGGTCGGCAGTGACGAGGTCCTTCATATGGCCATCTTTGAAGCGGCGCCTACTCCCAAGGGGGTCGGGTACTTCAAGAGTACCCAGCCGAATGTACTTAAGAAAGTCTGGCAGAAGTACGAATACTGGGAAGCGAATACCGATATATTGGTGGCACCCAATGGGGATGTCTGGATGACTTCAGCGAACCATCCCTTTGGAACCATGCATGACCCTGAAGAGTACCTCGCATCATACTGGCACTATGATAAATCATCCAGAACATGGTCCAGCAGGATGCACGTATCGGAGGCTGATTATACCAATGTGGACCACACTCATTTTGGTCAGCCGAAGCTCCTCCTCTATAACGGCAACGTACTGATGTTTTATGCGGAGAAGGCACCAGGATCAAACTTTAAATTCTATCAGCGGAACTTTAATTAG
- a CDS encoding exo-alpha-sialidase — protein MKTFYDYWKSILFFNLMFCLFTFFAGTVDVNAACTPSITSPACGGTIQSGSDISFRWNTCSADSAYWLSVATDPSKFKRSPFGDIFSKNLGFVSGHTVKIPASVPDGSTVYVRLWYKRAVWKYIQCNYEIGSGGGGVVSMMTSPVPDSMLSGATDTFTWSANGANVSKCWLYVGSTAGGNDIYDSGALGSSTSDTVSGLPTDGSKVYVRLFYKTGTDTTWNQIDYTYTAYTDNTTGGGSGGGGGGTPEMTSPTPGSTLSDATETFTWSANGANVSAWWLHIGSSTGGKGIHDSGALGSSTSDKVNSLPADGSKVYVRLFYQTGTDDWSQIDYTYTAYTDNTTGGGGSDGGGGGTPPPSGTIQVGSDQVSQNAAFQAVASSNTLYFVYNKTGKLYLTKSTNGGTAWSSPQLASHINTNKKFSLAVDSSGKLHLVYSNGDGTASWYRSNSGGKWNSPVLMNDKANFQDTAPVVAVDGNDNVHVILWSYATNWKSTNWKAGSRIVYRRKRAGQANFEAPEFWKAGFGSLGAGNGTIETSAQGDVHFIYAGLGSSNGNNAVERRIRRKNGTWDSRHDIFPKIYIGDYAISGAVGSDEALHLAIFEAGSTPRGVGYFKSTQPNILKRVWQKYEYWEANTDILAAPNGDVWMTSANHPWGNKNDPEEYLASYWHYDKSAGKWTSRIHVSKANYTNVDHTHFGQPKLLLYNGNVLMFYAEKAPGSNFKFYQRTFK, from the coding sequence ATGAAAACGTTTTATGATTACTGGAAAAGTATACTGTTTTTTAATTTAATGTTTTGTCTCTTCACTTTTTTTGCGGGAACTGTTGATGTAAATGCGGCGTGTACTCCATCCATAACGTCACCTGCGTGCGGCGGCACGATACAAAGCGGTTCAGATATCTCCTTCAGATGGAATACATGTTCAGCAGATTCAGCGTATTGGCTGTCAGTTGCAACAGACCCTTCAAAATTTAAAAGGTCTCCCTTTGGAGATATTTTCAGCAAAAATTTGGGTTTTGTAAGTGGCCATACCGTAAAGATTCCTGCATCGGTACCCGATGGAAGCACCGTGTATGTGAGATTGTGGTATAAAAGAGCTGTCTGGAAATACATCCAATGCAACTACGAAATCGGTTCAGGGGGGGGCGGAGTAGTATCAATGATGACAAGCCCTGTTCCAGATTCTATGCTGTCTGGTGCTACGGATACCTTCACGTGGTCCGCCAACGGTGCGAACGTGTCAAAGTGCTGGCTGTATGTCGGGAGTACTGCAGGAGGTAACGACATATACGACAGTGGCGCTTTAGGATCGTCTACGAGTGATACGGTAAGCGGCCTGCCGACAGATGGAAGTAAGGTATATGTGCGTCTTTTTTATAAAACCGGTACTGATACTACCTGGAACCAGATTGACTATACCTATACGGCATATACCGATAATACAACCGGCGGCGGCAGCGGTGGTGGCGGAGGAGGAACTCCTGAAATGACAAGCCCCACACCAGGTTCCACGCTGTCTGATGCAACGGAGACCTTCACGTGGTCAGCTAATGGTGCAAACGTATCAGCCTGGTGGCTGCATATCGGCAGTTCAACAGGAGGTAAGGGCATACATGACAGCGGTGCTTTAGGATCGTCTACAAGTGATAAGGTAAACAGCCTGCCGGCAGATGGGAGCAAGGTATATGTGCGTCTCTTTTACCAGACTGGTACTGATGACTGGAGCCAGATTGACTATACCTATACGGCATATACCGATAATACAACCGGCGGGGGCGGCAGCGACGGTGGCGGTGGTGGAACTCCACCTCCCAGCGGTACCATACAGGTCGGCAGCGACCAGGTAAGCCAGAATGCTGCCTTTCAGGCTGTAGCAAGCAGTAATACCCTTTATTTTGTCTATAATAAAACGGGGAAACTCTATCTTACAAAATCAACCAACGGAGGGACGGCGTGGAGCAGTCCTCAGCTTGCCAGCCACATCAACACAAACAAAAAGTTTTCACTTGCGGTTGATAGTTCTGGCAAATTGCATCTTGTCTATTCTAACGGTGACGGTACAGCGAGCTGGTATCGATCAAACTCCGGTGGGAAATGGAATAGCCCCGTACTGATGAACGATAAAGCGAATTTCCAGGATACCGCACCGGTTGTTGCCGTGGACGGCAATGATAACGTTCATGTTATTTTGTGGTCTTACGCTACCAATTGGAAAAGTACAAACTGGAAAGCGGGGAGCCGGATTGTCTACCGTCGCAAGCGCGCAGGCCAGGCCAATTTTGAGGCGCCAGAGTTCTGGAAAGCCGGGTTCGGCAGCCTCGGGGCGGGTAACGGAACGATAGAGACAAGTGCGCAGGGGGATGTGCATTTTATATATGCGGGTTTGGGGAGTTCCAACGGAAATAATGCGGTTGAACGGCGCATCCGACGCAAAAACGGTACCTGGGATTCGCGGCACGACATTTTTCCCAAAATATATATTGGTGACTATGCCATATCAGGTGCGGTCGGCAGTGACGAGGCCCTTCATTTAGCGATCTTTGAAGCGGGGTCAACTCCCAGAGGAGTCGGATACTTCAAGAGTACCCAGCCGAATATACTGAAAAGAGTCTGGCAGAAGTATGAATACTGGGAAGCGAATACCGATATACTGGCGGCGCCCAACGGGGATGTCTGGATGACTTCAGCAAATCACCCCTGGGGAAATAAGAACGACCCTGAAGAGTATCTGGCATCATACTGGCACTATGATAAATCGGCCGGTAAATGGACCAGCAGGATTCACGTATCGAAGGCTAATTATACCAATGTGGACCACACTCATTTCGGGCAGCCGAAACTCCTCCTCTATAACGGAAACGTACTGATGTTCTATGCGGAGAAGGCACCAGGATCAAACTTTAAATTCTACCAGCGCACCTTTAAATAG
- a CDS encoding Gfo/Idh/MocA family oxidoreductase — MKIINWGIIATGHIASRFAREFPSVKNARLYAVGSRKLSRARSFALKYNIPKYYGSYQSLVNDIDIDAVYVATPHNLHRDNTISALKAGKSVLCEKPFAINALEALDMVTLARKKNLFLMEAMWARFNPALVKLQQILGKRLIGEVLHLRADFGFFAKYNPVHRLFNPYLGGGALLDVGVYPLSLASMIFGNPINIKSAAAFGKTGVDEQNSILLEYQKNKIAQLSSAIILDTDREAHIAGTKGSIKLDASWHRSLKVTVMIRDKNDIIYEFDEKHNGLHHEVLHMMNCIRSGKKESTIMSLDESLSIMKTMDTIRAQWNLTYPMEK; from the coding sequence ATGAAGATAATTAATTGGGGTATTATTGCTACTGGACACATTGCATCTAGATTTGCAAGGGAGTTTCCATCAGTAAAAAATGCAAGACTTTATGCAGTTGGTTCCCGAAAATTGAGTCGTGCTCGTTCCTTTGCTTTAAAATACAATATTCCAAAATATTACGGATCATATCAATCATTGGTCAATGACATAGATATCGATGCTGTTTATGTCGCGACACCGCACAATCTTCATAGAGATAACACGATTTCAGCATTGAAAGCCGGAAAATCTGTTTTATGTGAAAAACCTTTTGCCATTAACGCGCTGGAAGCGCTCGATATGGTTACATTAGCAAGAAAGAAGAATTTATTTCTTATGGAAGCCATGTGGGCAAGGTTTAATCCTGCCTTGGTCAAGTTGCAGCAAATACTTGGTAAAAGATTAATAGGAGAGGTATTGCACCTTAGAGCAGATTTTGGGTTTTTCGCAAAATATAATCCAGTACATAGACTTTTTAATCCGTATTTAGGTGGTGGTGCTCTTCTTGATGTCGGGGTGTATCCTCTTTCACTTGCATCGATGATATTTGGTAACCCTATTAATATTAAAAGCGCTGCAGCCTTTGGGAAGACAGGAGTCGATGAACAAAATTCAATACTATTAGAATACCAAAAAAATAAAATAGCTCAATTATCTTCAGCAATCATACTTGATACAGACAGAGAAGCTCATATCGCTGGAACAAAAGGCAGCATTAAATTAGATGCATCCTGGCATAGATCATTAAAAGTTACCGTAATGATCAGAGATAAGAATGATATAATTTACGAGTTTGATGAAAAACACAATGGCTTGCATCATGAAGTTCTTCACATGATGAACTGCATCCGATCCGGTAAAAAAGAAAGCACTATTATGTCATTGGATGAGTCTTTGTCAATTATGAAAACAATGGATACAATACGTGCACAGTGGAATTTGACTTACCCCATGGAAAAATAA
- a CDS encoding N-acetyltransferase has translation MDEQVDIGEGTKIWQSSHIMSGSRLGSNCVIGKNVEIGPDVKIGDKCKIQNNVSVYKGVTLEDEVFCGPSCVFTNVYNPRSFISRKHEFRQTLVKRGATIGANATIICGVEIGRYAMIGAGAVVKTEVPDHAIMVGVPAKQRGWACKCGTTLKFDSGHGVCGYCGNNYELKDGKLTTK, from the coding sequence ATTGACGAACAGGTAGATATCGGTGAAGGCACAAAGATATGGCAGTCTTCACACATAATGAGCGGGTCAAGACTGGGAAGCAATTGCGTAATAGGAAAGAATGTAGAGATAGGACCTGATGTGAAAATTGGGGATAAATGTAAAATCCAGAATAATGTTTCCGTCTATAAAGGAGTCACCCTTGAAGATGAGGTCTTTTGCGGCCCGTCATGCGTGTTTACCAATGTCTACAATCCAAGATCATTCATAAGCAGAAAACATGAGTTCCGCCAGACGCTTGTTAAAAGAGGTGCAACCATAGGAGCAAATGCAACAATAATATGCGGAGTTGAAATAGGCAGGTATGCAATGATCGGTGCCGGTGCAGTGGTGAAGACCGAAGTGCCTGACCATGCTATCATGGTAGGTGTACCGGCAAAACAAAGGGGCTGGGCCTGTAAGTGTGGTACAACACTGAAATTTGACAGCGGGCACGGGGTATGTGGATATTGTGGCAATAACTATGAACTTAAAGATGGAAAACTAACCACGAAATAA